One stretch of Punica granatum isolate Tunisia-2019 chromosome 5, ASM765513v2, whole genome shotgun sequence DNA includes these proteins:
- the LOC116206635 gene encoding olee1-like protein produces MAKSLNAIVLLASAVCFLSLLVETTLADSRFFVEGRVYCDTCRTQFETRVSEYMEGAKVRLECRDREGGSLTYSVNGTTGANGTYHLPVDGEHEDEICEIVLVKSNMEGCDEVSQDTYLRKSAKINLTSNNGISSPVRIANPLGFMKKDPLPECAEVLRELGMIADSVA; encoded by the exons ATGGCCAAATCGTTGAACGCAATCGTCCTCCTGGCCTCAGCTGTCTGCTTCTTGTCCCTCCTGGTCGAGACCACTCTTGCCGATTCTCGCTTCTTTGTGGAGGGCAGGGTCTACTGCGACACCTGCCGCACGCAGTTCGAAACCAGAGTCAGCGAGTATATGGAAG GGGCCAAGGTGCGCCTCGAGTGCAGAGATCGTGAAGGCGGGAGCCTGACATACAGCGTCAACGGCACCACTGGTGCAAACGGAACATACCACCTCCCGGTGGACGGCGAGCACGAGGACGAGATATGTGAGATCGTACTCGTAAAGAGCAACATGGAAGGGTGCGATGAGGTCAGCCAGGACACGTACTTGAGGAAGAGCGCCAAGATCAATCTCACGTCCAACAACGGCATCTCCTCTCCCGTTCGAATTGCAAATCCCCTCGGTTTCATGAAGAAGGACCCCCTCCCGGAGTGCGCTGAGGTACTCAGGGAGCTCGGCATGATTGCTGATAGTGTTGCATAA